A single genomic interval of Capsicum annuum cultivar UCD-10X-F1 unplaced genomic scaffold, UCD10Xv1.1 ctg77494, whole genome shotgun sequence harbors:
- the LOC107865943 gene encoding uncharacterized protein LOC107865943: MKQMDDIAEVYPELNIPGSASNDVYSKVMGPDTHGIVRTLGNGAAPSFVYGPVYKRSQAEKRDSDARVELEVQKATSAMNIEMAEKLAEAQKEMEAMDKKLSEAKEEAKEDKEAVERKLSEAKMDMEVIIADKVKEGVQAYLESLGITIDAYTKSGQVSDNSIEDRQQPLSPISFVHTKKAKMIKKTETSVVDTNK; encoded by the exons ATG AAACAAATGGATGATATCGCTGAGGTGTATCCCGAGTTAAATATCCCTGGAAGTGCTTCCAACGATGTGTACTCAAAAGTAATGGGACCAGACACTCATGGGATTGTCAGAACGTTAGGAAATGGAGCAGCTCCAAGTTTCGTTTATGGTCCTGTATATAAACGATCTCAAGCTGAAAAAAGAGATTCTGATGCACGGGTTGAGTTGGAAGTTCAAAAAGCTACTTCAGCTATGAACATTGAGATGGCGGAAAAGTTGGCTGAAGCACAAAAAGAAATGGAAGCTATGGATAAAAAGTTGTCTGAAGCAAAAGAGGAAGCAAAAGAGGATAAGGAAGCAGTGGAGAGAAAATTATCGGAAGCAAAAATGGACATGGAAGTAATTATAGCAGATAAAGTAAAAGAAGGTGTACAAGCATATCTAGAGTCTTTGGGCATTACTATTGATGCATATACAAAATCAGGACAG gTTTCTGATAACTCAATTGAAGATCGTCAACAACCGTTGTCACCCATTTCATTTGTTCACACAAAAAAG GCTAAGATGATCAAGAAGACCGAAACTAGTGTAGTTGacacaaataaataa